The following are from one region of the Oryzias melastigma strain HK-1 linkage group LG22, ASM292280v2, whole genome shotgun sequence genome:
- the LOC112150399 gene encoding protein L-Myc-1b: MEFDCYQPYFFDDFDTEEDFYTSTAPSEDIWKKFELLPTPPMSPTRTLHLSPGDKLSWLSKVLGQDEDCEGHCLPETGELFGNLDAHIIRDCMWSSFSASKQLEKAAAAQSSVRSAKAQCASPAAAVAAQVSTECVDPAAVLTFPASSCRKPASSGSESRSDSSDDEEEIDVVTVESKQSRVRLVRKPVTIRVRADPCPKRFHMSVHRQQHNYAAPSPDSDPEEEEEDEEEEEEEEDSEDEPQSKRQRDSQQPEPQSDSPQNSDAEDTDRRRNHNFLERKRRNDLRSRFLALRDQIPGLEQAKSPKVVILTQAAEYLMELHTREKQKLQEKKRLRSRQQQLLRRLSELKRS, from the exons ATGGAGTTTGATTGCTACCAGCCTTATTTTTTCGACGATTTTGACACAGAGGAGGACTTTTACACGTCGACTGCTCCCAGTGAGGACATATGGAAAAAGTTCGAGCTGCTCCCCACGCCTCCCATGTCTCCCACTCGGACTCTGCATCTCTCCCCCGGAGACAAACTGAGCTGGCTGTCCAAAGTGTTGGGTCAGGACGAGGACTGCGAGGGCCACTGCCTCCCCGAGACCGGGGAGCTGTTCGGGAACCTGGACGCGCACATCATCCGTGACTGCATGTGGAGCAGCTTCTCCGCCAGCAAGCAGCTGGAGAAGGCGGCGGCGGCGCAGAGCTCCGTGCGCAGCGCCAAGGCGCAGTGCGCATCCCCGGCGGCGGCGGTGGCCGCGCAGGTCTCCACCGAGTGCGTGGACCCCGCCGCCGTGCTCACCTTCCCcgccagcagctgcaggaagccGGCGTCGTCTGGGTCCGAGTCGCGCTCTGACTCCTCTG ATGATGAGGAGGAAATCGATGTCGTCACCGTGGAGAGCAAGCAGAGCCGGGTCCGGCTGGTCAGGAAGCCGGTCACCATCCGGGTCCGGGCAGACCCCTGCCCCAAGCGCTTCCACATGTCCGTCCACCGGCAGCAGCACAACTACGCCGCCCCGTCTCCAGACAGCGACCccgaagaggaggaggaggatgaagaagaagaagaggaggaggaggattctGAAGATGAGCCTCAAAGCAAACGTCAGAGGGACTCGCAGCAGCCGGAGCCGCAGTCCGACTCCCCTCAGAACTCTGACGCGGAGGACACGGACCGCAGGCGGAACCACAACTTCCtggaaaggaagaggaggaatgACCTCCGATCTCGCTTCCTCGCCCTGCGGGACCAGATTCCCGGCCTGGAGCAAGCCAAGAGCCCCAAGGTGGTCATCCTGACCCAGGCGGCGGAATACCTCATGGAGCTGCATACCAGGGAGAAGCAGAAACTCCAGGAGAAGAAGCGCCTCAGGTCccggcagcagcagcttctgcgCAGATTATCTGAACTCAAGCGCTCCTAA